A window from Streptomyces sp. NBC_00299 encodes these proteins:
- the mca gene encoding mycothiol conjugate amidase Mca: MAVHAHPDDESSKGAATMAKYVSEGVDVLVVTCTGGERGSILNPKLQGDKYIEEHIHEVRKKEMDEAREILGIKQEWLGFVDSGLPEGDPLPPLPEGCFALEDVDKAAGELVKQIRSFRPQVITTYDENGGYPHPDHIMTHKISMVAFEGAADTEKYPEGEYGPAYQPQKLYYNQGFNRPRTEALHQAMLDRGLESPYGDWLKRWDEFGMKQRTLTTHVPCGDFYEIRDKALIAHATQIDPDGGWFRIPLELQREVWPTEEYELAKSLVDTSLPEDDLFAGIRDNA; the protein is encoded by the coding sequence ATGGCCGTCCACGCCCACCCCGACGACGAGTCGAGCAAGGGCGCGGCCACCATGGCGAAGTACGTGTCCGAGGGGGTGGACGTGCTGGTCGTGACCTGCACGGGCGGGGAGCGCGGCTCCATCCTCAATCCGAAGCTCCAGGGCGACAAGTACATCGAGGAGCACATCCACGAGGTACGCAAGAAGGAGATGGACGAGGCCCGCGAGATCCTCGGGATCAAGCAGGAGTGGCTCGGCTTCGTCGACTCCGGCCTGCCCGAGGGCGACCCGCTGCCCCCGCTCCCCGAGGGCTGCTTCGCCCTGGAGGACGTCGACAAGGCGGCCGGTGAGCTGGTGAAGCAGATCCGCTCCTTCCGTCCCCAGGTGATCACCACCTACGACGAGAACGGCGGCTACCCGCACCCCGACCACATCATGACCCACAAGATCTCGATGGTGGCCTTCGAGGGCGCGGCAGACACCGAGAAGTACCCGGAGGGGGAGTACGGCCCCGCGTACCAGCCGCAGAAGCTCTACTACAACCAGGGCTTCAACCGCCCCCGCACCGAGGCCCTGCACCAGGCCATGCTCGACCGCGGCCTGGAGTCCCCCTACGGGGACTGGCTCAAGCGCTGGGACGAGTTCGGCATGAAGCAGCGCACACTCACCACCCATGTCCCGTGCGGCGACTTCTACGAGATCCGCGACAAGGCCCTGATCGCGCACGCCACCCAGATCGACCCCGACGGCGGCTGGTTCCGCATCCCGCTGGAGCTCCAGAGAGAGGTCTGGCCGACCGAGGAGTACGAGCTGGCGAAGTCCCTCGTCGATACCTCCCTCCCCGAGGACGACCTCTTTGCGGGCATCCGCGACAATGCCTGA
- a CDS encoding thioredoxin domain-containing protein: protein MPNRLAHETSPYLLQHADNPVDWWPWSEAAFAEARRRGVAVHLSVGYSSCHWCHVLAKESFEDEAVAAYMNEHFVNIKVDREERPDVDAVYMEAVQAATGQGGWPMTVFLTPDAEPFYFGTYFPPAPRQGMPSFRQVLEGVRSAWADRRDEVADVAGKITRDLAEREISYGGTEAPGEQELAQALLGLTREYDPQRGGFGGAPKFPPSMVVEFLLRHHARTGADGALQMAQDTCERMARGGIYDQLGGGFARYSVDRDWVVPHFEKMLYDNALLCRVYAHLWRATGSELARRVALETADFMVRELRTNEGGFASALDADSDDGTGKHVEGVYYVWTPEQLRAALGDEDAELAARYFGVTDEGTFEHGSSVLQLPQQDGVFDAEKVASVKERLLAARAERPAPGRDDKIVAAWNGLAVAALAETGAYFDRPDLVDAAVAAADLLVRLHLDDHARLSRTSKDGKAGANAGVLEDYGDVAEGFLALASVTGEGVWLDFAGFLLDHVLARFTDAESGALYDTAADAEQLIRRPQDPTDNAAPSGWSAAAGALLSYAAQTGAEPHRAAAVKALGVVKALGPRVPRFIGWGLAVAEANLDGPREVAVVGPSLADEGTRTLHRTALLGTAPGAVVAVGTPESDEFPLLVDRPLQQGAPAAYVCRNFTCDAPTTDPDRLRTALSR from the coding sequence ATGCCGAACCGACTGGCCCATGAGACATCCCCGTATCTCCTTCAACACGCCGACAACCCCGTCGACTGGTGGCCTTGGTCGGAAGCGGCCTTCGCGGAGGCGCGTCGGCGAGGGGTTGCCGTACACCTGAGTGTCGGGTATTCGAGCTGCCATTGGTGCCATGTCCTCGCCAAGGAAAGCTTCGAGGACGAGGCCGTGGCCGCATACATGAACGAGCACTTCGTCAACATCAAGGTCGACCGAGAAGAACGCCCCGACGTAGACGCCGTCTACATGGAGGCCGTCCAGGCCGCCACCGGGCAGGGCGGCTGGCCCATGACGGTGTTCCTCACGCCCGACGCCGAGCCCTTCTACTTCGGCACCTACTTCCCGCCCGCTCCCCGGCAGGGGATGCCGTCCTTCCGGCAGGTCCTGGAGGGGGTGCGCAGTGCCTGGGCGGACCGGCGGGACGAGGTCGCCGATGTCGCCGGGAAGATCACCCGGGATCTCGCCGAGCGGGAGATCTCCTACGGCGGGACCGAGGCGCCCGGCGAGCAGGAGCTGGCGCAGGCGCTCCTCGGGCTGACGCGGGAGTACGACCCGCAGCGCGGCGGGTTCGGGGGCGCGCCCAAGTTCCCGCCGTCCATGGTGGTCGAGTTCCTGCTGCGGCACCACGCGCGGACGGGGGCCGACGGCGCGCTGCAGATGGCCCAGGACACCTGCGAGCGGATGGCCCGGGGCGGGATCTACGACCAGCTCGGCGGCGGCTTCGCGCGGTACTCCGTCGACCGGGACTGGGTCGTGCCGCACTTCGAGAAGATGCTGTACGACAACGCCCTGCTGTGCCGCGTCTACGCCCACCTCTGGCGCGCCACGGGCTCCGAGCTGGCCCGCCGGGTCGCCCTGGAGACCGCCGACTTCATGGTGCGTGAACTGCGCACGAACGAGGGAGGGTTCGCCTCCGCGCTCGACGCGGACAGCGACGACGGGACCGGCAAGCACGTCGAGGGTGTCTACTACGTCTGGACCCCGGAGCAACTGCGTGCGGCACTCGGCGACGAGGACGCCGAACTCGCCGCCAGGTACTTCGGTGTGACGGACGAGGGCACCTTCGAGCACGGTTCCTCCGTCCTTCAGCTTCCGCAGCAGGACGGGGTGTTCGACGCCGAGAAGGTCGCCTCCGTGAAGGAGCGGCTGCTCGCCGCGCGGGCCGAGCGTCCCGCGCCCGGCCGGGACGACAAGATCGTCGCCGCCTGGAACGGCCTCGCCGTCGCCGCCCTCGCCGAGACCGGCGCCTACTTCGACCGCCCCGACCTCGTGGACGCCGCCGTCGCCGCCGCCGACCTCCTCGTGCGGCTGCACCTCGACGACCACGCCCGCCTCTCCCGCACCAGCAAGGACGGCAAGGCCGGCGCCAACGCGGGTGTGCTGGAGGACTACGGCGACGTCGCCGAGGGCTTCCTCGCGCTCGCCTCGGTCACCGGCGAGGGCGTCTGGCTGGACTTCGCCGGGTTCCTGCTCGACCACGTGCTCGCGCGCTTCACCGACGCGGAGTCCGGCGCCCTCTACGACACGGCCGCCGACGCCGAGCAGCTGATCCGCCGCCCCCAGGACCCCACCGACAACGCCGCCCCGTCCGGCTGGAGCGCGGCGGCCGGCGCCCTGCTGAGCTACGCCGCGCAGACCGGTGCGGAGCCCCATCGTGCCGCGGCCGTAAAGGCGCTGGGCGTCGTCAAGGCGCTCGGCCCGCGCGTCCCCCGCTTCATCGGCTGGGGGCTCGCCGTCGCCGAGGCCAACCTCGACGGGCCGCGTGAAGTCGCGGTGGTCGGCCCGTCCCTGGCCGACGAGGGCACGAGGACCTTGCACCGTACGGCGCTCCTGGGCACCGCCCCGGGCGCGGTCGTGGCCGTGGGCACTCCGGAGAGTGACGAGTTTCCGCTCCTTGTTGACCGGCCGCTGCAGCAGGGCGCACCCGCCGCGTACGTCTGCCGCAACTTCACCTGCGATGCCCCGACCACGGATCCCGACCGTTTGCGGACCGCGTTGAGCAGGTGA
- a CDS encoding glycosyltransferase, with protein MLTSVFIAVVSLALFWMAAFTLWWQMHAWRTPEVLASTRFSRPDGGEHVSFSLLLPARHEQAVLDHTIQRLLESTHTDFEIIVIVGHDDPETTEVAERAAARDPRVRVVVDTHEKKNKPKAMNTALPHCRGDVVGVFDAEDQVHPELLAHVDHAFRTTGADVVQGGVQLINFHSSWYSLRNCLEYFFWFRSRLHLHAQKGFIPLGGNTVFVRTDVLREADGWDSNCLAEDCDLGVRLSSVGKKVVVAYDSDMVTKEETPGSLMSLLKQRTRWNQGFLQVYRKKDWKQLPTFGQRLLARYTLTTPFLQAFTGLIIPLNVAIALFLDVPVSIAFITFLPAVTALVTFVFEVVGLHDFGKQYGLRVRFVHYLKLIVGGPFYQVLLAGAAIRAVWREQRGRNDWELTSHVGAHLAHVNREDVPA; from the coding sequence TTGCTGACGTCTGTTTTCATAGCCGTCGTCTCGCTGGCCTTGTTCTGGATGGCGGCTTTCACCTTGTGGTGGCAGATGCACGCGTGGCGTACGCCCGAAGTGCTCGCCTCCACCCGGTTCAGCAGACCGGACGGCGGCGAGCACGTGTCGTTCTCGCTGCTGTTGCCGGCCCGGCACGAACAAGCCGTGCTGGACCACACCATCCAGCGGCTGCTGGAGTCCACACACACCGACTTCGAGATCATCGTCATCGTCGGGCACGACGACCCGGAGACCACCGAGGTGGCCGAGCGGGCCGCGGCACGTGATCCGCGCGTCCGCGTCGTCGTCGACACCCACGAGAAGAAGAACAAACCGAAGGCCATGAACACGGCGCTGCCGCACTGCCGCGGTGATGTCGTCGGGGTCTTCGACGCCGAGGACCAGGTCCATCCAGAGCTCCTCGCGCATGTGGACCACGCGTTCCGCACGACCGGGGCGGATGTCGTCCAGGGCGGGGTCCAGCTGATCAACTTCCACTCCAGCTGGTACAGCCTGCGCAACTGCCTGGAGTACTTCTTCTGGTTCCGCTCCCGGCTGCACCTGCACGCGCAGAAGGGGTTCATCCCGCTCGGCGGCAACACCGTCTTCGTACGGACGGACGTGCTCAGGGAAGCCGACGGCTGGGACTCCAACTGCCTCGCCGAGGACTGCGATCTGGGCGTGCGGCTGTCCAGCGTCGGCAAGAAGGTCGTCGTCGCCTACGACTCCGACATGGTGACCAAGGAGGAGACGCCCGGCAGCCTGATGTCGCTGCTCAAGCAGCGCACCCGCTGGAACCAAGGCTTCCTTCAGGTCTACCGGAAGAAGGACTGGAAGCAACTGCCCACGTTCGGGCAGCGGTTGCTGGCCCGCTACACGCTCACCACGCCGTTCCTGCAGGCCTTCACCGGGCTGATCATCCCGCTCAATGTGGCGATCGCGCTCTTCCTCGACGTGCCGGTGAGCATCGCGTTCATCACCTTCCTGCCTGCCGTGACCGCGCTCGTCACCTTCGTGTTCGAGGTCGTCGGACTGCACGACTTCGGCAAGCAGTACGGGCTTCGGGTCCGCTTCGTCCACTACCTGAAGCTGATCGTGGGCGGCCCCTTCTACCAGGTGCTCCTCGCCGGCGCCGCCATCCGCGCCGTATGGCGTGAGCAACGCGGCCGCAACGACTGGGAGTTGACCAGCCACGTCGGCGCACATCTCGCGCACGTGAACCGAGAGGACGTTCCTGCGTGA
- a CDS encoding recombinase family protein yields MNQHGPFGWQRDRITLHPDEAKLVEQAISDRIAGKAVRAIAADWCDLGVTGTRGGRPNAQTVTQIITAPRVCGYRANRGELLLIPETGQPVRGQWEPIVVPDQWHAVCATFSPGSLYLHRGSGAPRLTGQKRKAPRHLATGFLRCGAQRHDGTVCRGSLCAQKGRSKKSPYVYSCRSCGRCSISGPLADEALERLVFSEDRGAAKPPQLLRDRWRSGEMGLEEKRKVVASVVTRCIVRPGVKGAASWDHSRVEPLPERPRQAGWRYAEPTGP; encoded by the coding sequence GTGAACCAGCATGGGCCCTTCGGCTGGCAGCGGGACAGAATCACGCTTCATCCCGACGAGGCGAAGCTCGTTGAGCAGGCGATCAGCGACCGCATCGCGGGGAAGGCGGTCCGGGCCATCGCGGCAGACTGGTGTGATCTCGGGGTCACCGGCACCCGTGGTGGCAGACCCAACGCGCAGACCGTCACCCAGATCATCACGGCGCCGCGGGTCTGTGGCTATCGGGCCAACCGGGGCGAGTTGCTGTTGATCCCGGAGACGGGGCAGCCCGTGCGCGGTCAGTGGGAACCCATTGTGGTGCCGGATCAGTGGCACGCGGTGTGCGCCACGTTCTCGCCCGGGAGTCTGTACCTCCACAGGGGAAGTGGCGCTCCGAGACTGACCGGGCAGAAGCGGAAGGCTCCCCGCCACCTGGCCACCGGCTTTCTTCGCTGTGGGGCGCAACGTCACGACGGCACGGTCTGCCGAGGATCGCTGTGCGCTCAGAAAGGGAGGAGCAAGAAGAGCCCGTACGTCTACTCCTGCCGAAGCTGCGGTCGATGCAGCATCAGCGGGCCGCTGGCGGACGAGGCGCTTGAACGGCTGGTCTTCTCCGAAGATCGAGGAGCGGCGAAGCCTCCGCAGCTGCTGCGGGACCGCTGGCGGTCCGGGGAGATGGGGCTCGAGGAGAAGAGGAAGGTCGTCGCGTCCGTCGTCACACGCTGCATCGTCCGCCCCGGCGTGAAGGGAGCCGCTTCCTGGGACCACTCGCGGGTGGAACCCCTGCCGGAGCGCCCCCGTCAGGCAGGATGGAGGTATGCCGAACCGACTGGCCCATGA
- the greA gene encoding transcription elongation factor GreA, translated as MTQTSENVTWLTQEAYNQLKAELEHLSGPARTEIAAKIAAAREEGDLRENGGYHAAKEEQGKQELRVRQLTQLLENAKVGEAPTSAEGEVAPGMVVTIAFDGDEDDTTTFLLASREYASSDIETYSPQSPLGSGVIGHKVGEDAEYELPNGKTASVKILKAEPYSG; from the coding sequence GTGACCCAGACCAGCGAGAACGTCACCTGGCTGACCCAGGAGGCGTACAACCAGCTCAAGGCCGAGCTGGAGCACCTGTCTGGTCCTGCGCGCACGGAGATCGCCGCCAAGATCGCGGCCGCGCGCGAGGAGGGCGACCTGCGCGAGAACGGCGGGTACCACGCGGCCAAGGAGGAGCAGGGCAAGCAGGAGCTCCGTGTGCGCCAGCTGACCCAGCTCCTGGAGAACGCCAAGGTCGGCGAGGCGCCGACGTCGGCGGAGGGTGAGGTGGCGCCCGGCATGGTCGTCACGATCGCCTTCGACGGTGACGAGGACGACACGACGACCTTCCTGCTCGCCTCGCGCGAGTACGCGAGCTCGGACATCGAGACGTACTCCCCGCAGTCCCCGCTGGGTTCCGGCGTGATCGGCCACAAGGTCGGCGAGGACGCGGAGTACGAGCTGCCGAACGGCAAGACGGCCTCGGTGAAGATCCTGAAGGCCGAGCCCTACAGCGGCTGA
- a CDS encoding tetratricopeptide repeat protein: protein MRDSHRTEAERLLARAVEEEVRRSGGRVEGQVLLSRARGALDAMAQVAAEEYEAYTQALDEAEAGRLTFGQRFAREGGSTPLMVAGVAAVAAVVSDLALGTGTVTAVGAGVTVGVVGAAATVVKVAGTHLPAAHHRAGAVGQPGGPEQLRLQWLTALEVRGIRPFLDQQRVLSASTGPQKSAPRLKGADKSAAARGRNVLEQSFGQLPELMGPFAGRRQEMARIRQWVQAARASTETKPTVVVLHGAPGSGRTALAIRAAHDLKDQFRGACVVDLRGDTTEEPPLSTRDALLHLLNRLGAPREQLLFRERSSTDQQVKRLSELYHQHLTGLPVTVVLDDASDPEQVRTLVPERSDSLVLVTAREALDLPADLAAWVHQLPVELLDAAGAEELLSAAAQDSASPYDAESAELIGELCGGLPLALRIAGSSLGPRSPRTLATDLGAYGPVEPIERVLWLRYTDQSESARRLLRRLALAGRASLGAAAAASLLATDEAEATRHLVALSESGLIDHVRGNRYRLHDLVRGFAHARLLDEEEPSERTGAQERLIVNYADLAESVLRLVDGNMSTRSDRFSPHGFTSLDDALRWLDDESSFITAALRHAEDANQAAVLNLLGALCDYCLLRGDLYRLGEISELAQAVDQGLLVRSVQWRTGIAARQLGELDKARTTLTSVVDLYMQAHHDAGAARALCSLGITLHHQGHLTEAAAKLREALDLQSAPQLATDRAWTMHALAAVERDRGRVPEALDLLTDSLVLHRAGESVHGEAWAHFQLGQLGLRMGDVPGAESELRRALDLYGRTRDARGEAWALTQLARARLVAGDPSQAVDGLRQAASRHRDNEDARGEAWSVYYLGQALEETGNLDVAVRELERSRTMFSRMQDVYGLACARHHSARVTRDQRAAQTGSLKNSGFARQLLVDARANFQRIGVAHGEAWTCLELAVVDAGNTRTQQALALCDDAVGLFASYGDRRGEDWARFLRCTLLPYAAPGGVEVGAAVAQEELAQVARAGHPLRDAKLDGYLEAYQLLLERGVNLEAGWQAWRLGMVPNRHAREVMGVAVAARQ from the coding sequence ATGCGGGACAGCCATCGGACGGAGGCCGAGCGGCTGTTGGCTCGGGCCGTGGAGGAGGAGGTACGCCGCTCGGGCGGGCGCGTCGAGGGGCAGGTGCTGTTGTCGCGGGCGCGCGGGGCGCTGGACGCCATGGCGCAGGTGGCGGCCGAGGAGTACGAGGCGTACACGCAGGCCCTGGACGAGGCGGAGGCCGGGAGGCTGACGTTCGGGCAGCGGTTCGCGCGGGAGGGCGGCAGTACGCCGCTGATGGTGGCCGGCGTGGCCGCGGTCGCGGCCGTGGTGTCCGATCTGGCCCTCGGCACCGGCACGGTGACGGCCGTCGGCGCGGGCGTGACCGTGGGCGTCGTCGGCGCCGCGGCGACGGTCGTGAAGGTGGCCGGCACGCATCTGCCGGCCGCGCACCACCGCGCGGGCGCCGTCGGCCAGCCTGGCGGCCCGGAACAGCTGCGGCTGCAGTGGCTGACGGCGCTGGAGGTACGGGGCATCCGCCCGTTCCTCGACCAGCAGCGGGTGCTGAGCGCGTCCACCGGCCCGCAGAAGTCGGCGCCGCGGCTGAAGGGCGCGGACAAGAGCGCGGCGGCCCGTGGCCGGAACGTGCTGGAGCAGTCGTTCGGTCAACTCCCCGAGCTGATGGGCCCGTTCGCGGGGCGCAGGCAGGAGATGGCCCGCATCCGGCAGTGGGTGCAGGCGGCGCGGGCGAGTACGGAGACGAAGCCGACGGTGGTCGTCCTGCACGGGGCGCCCGGCAGCGGCCGTACGGCACTGGCGATCCGCGCGGCCCACGATCTGAAGGACCAGTTCCGCGGGGCGTGCGTGGTGGATCTGCGCGGTGACACGACAGAGGAGCCGCCGCTGTCGACGCGGGACGCGCTGCTGCATCTGCTGAACCGATTGGGCGCCCCGCGCGAGCAGCTTCTCTTCCGTGAGCGATCCTCGACGGATCAGCAGGTCAAGCGGCTGAGCGAGCTCTACCACCAGCATCTGACCGGCCTCCCGGTCACCGTCGTACTCGACGACGCCTCGGACCCCGAGCAGGTCCGCACCCTCGTCCCCGAGCGCTCCGACAGCCTGGTCCTGGTCACCGCGCGGGAGGCTCTCGACCTGCCCGCGGATCTCGCCGCGTGGGTGCATCAGCTGCCGGTGGAGTTGTTGGACGCGGCGGGCGCGGAGGAGCTGCTGTCCGCGGCGGCGCAGGATTCCGCCAGCCCCTATGACGCCGAATCCGCCGAGCTGATCGGGGAGTTGTGCGGCGGGCTGCCGCTGGCACTGCGTATCGCGGGCTCGTCGCTGGGGCCGCGCTCACCGCGCACGCTGGCGACGGATCTGGGCGCGTACGGCCCGGTGGAGCCGATCGAGCGGGTGCTGTGGCTGCGCTACACCGACCAGTCGGAGTCCGCGAGACGGCTGCTACGCAGGCTGGCACTGGCAGGCAGGGCGTCGTTGGGTGCGGCAGCGGCGGCGTCGCTCCTGGCCACGGACGAGGCGGAGGCGACGCGCCATCTGGTGGCCCTGTCCGAGTCGGGCCTGATCGACCACGTCCGTGGCAACCGCTACCGCCTGCACGACCTGGTCCGCGGCTTCGCCCACGCGCGCCTTCTCGACGAGGAGGAGCCGTCGGAGCGTACGGGGGCGCAGGAGCGGCTGATCGTGAACTACGCCGACCTCGCGGAATCCGTCCTGCGCCTGGTCGACGGCAACATGTCGACCCGCTCGGACCGCTTCAGCCCGCACGGCTTCACCTCGCTGGACGACGCGCTGCGCTGGCTGGACGACGAGTCGAGCTTCATCACGGCGGCCCTCAGGCACGCGGAGGACGCGAACCAGGCGGCCGTGCTCAATCTGCTGGGCGCCCTGTGCGACTACTGCCTGCTGCGGGGCGACCTCTACCGCCTCGGCGAGATCAGCGAGCTGGCCCAGGCCGTGGACCAGGGCCTGCTGGTCCGCTCGGTGCAGTGGCGTACGGGCATCGCGGCCCGTCAGCTGGGTGAGCTGGACAAGGCCCGCACGACCCTGACCTCGGTGGTCGACCTCTATATGCAGGCCCACCACGATGCGGGCGCGGCCCGCGCCCTGTGCTCCCTCGGCATCACCCTGCACCACCAGGGCCACCTCACCGAGGCGGCGGCCAAACTCCGCGAGGCCCTGGACCTTCAGTCGGCGCCCCAGCTGGCGACGGACCGCGCCTGGACGATGCATGCGCTGGCGGCGGTCGAACGGGACCGGGGGCGCGTGCCGGAGGCGCTGGACCTGCTCACCGATTCCCTGGTCCTGCACCGCGCCGGCGAGTCGGTGCACGGCGAGGCGTGGGCCCACTTCCAGCTCGGCCAGCTGGGCCTGCGGATGGGCGACGTGCCGGGCGCGGAGTCCGAGCTGCGCCGGGCGCTCGACCTGTACGGCCGTACGCGCGACGCCCGCGGGGAGGCGTGGGCGCTGACCCAGCTGGCCCGCGCCCGCCTGGTCGCCGGGGATCCCTCCCAGGCGGTGGACGGACTGCGGCAGGCGGCGTCCCGGCATCGCGACAACGAGGACGCGCGCGGTGAGGCCTGGTCCGTCTACTACCTGGGCCAGGCTCTGGAGGAGACGGGCAACCTGGATGTCGCGGTACGCGAGCTGGAACGCTCCCGCACGATGTTCTCGCGCATGCAGGACGTCTACGGCCTCGCCTGCGCCCGGCACCACTCGGCCCGCGTGACCCGGGACCAGCGCGCCGCCCAGACCGGGTCGCTGAAGAACTCCGGCTTCGCCCGCCAGCTCCTGGTGGACGCCCGCGCCAACTTCCAGCGGATCGGCGTCGCCCACGGGGAGGCGTGGACATGCCTGGAACTGGCGGTGGTGGATGCCGGGAACACCCGTACGCAGCAGGCACTGGCCCTGTGCGACGACGCGGTGGGTCTGTTCGCCTCGTACGGCGACCGGCGGGGCGAGGACTGGGCCCGCTTCCTGCGCTGCACGCTGCTGCCGTACGCGGCTCCCGGCGGCGTGGAGGTCGGCGCGGCGGTGGCGCAGGAGGAACTGGCCCAGGTGGCCCGCGCCGGTCATCCGCTGCGGGACGCGAAGCTGGACGGCTACCTGGAGGCGTACCAGCTCCTGCTGGAGCGCGGCGTGAACCTGGAGGCGGGATGGCAGGCATGGCGGCTCGGCATGGTGCCGAACCGCCATGCCCGGGAGGTCATGGGGGTGGCGGTCGCCGCCCGGCAGTGA
- a CDS encoding DUF4307 domain-containing protein, with protein sequence MSTATTRRPESRYGRSSDERADRTLKVVGAALGAVLLAVIGYFGYHYVGQNKISAEVIEFDAGKNAVKVHLEVRKDAGASGYCTLRSQAESGAEVGRADFRFDGDATRIDKVVTLRTASPGTTAELLGCHAD encoded by the coding sequence ATGAGCACGGCGACGACGCGGCGGCCCGAGAGCCGCTACGGCCGCTCCTCGGACGAGCGCGCCGACCGCACGCTCAAGGTCGTCGGCGCCGCCCTCGGGGCGGTACTGCTGGCGGTGATCGGCTACTTCGGCTACCACTACGTCGGCCAGAACAAGATCAGCGCCGAGGTGATCGAGTTCGACGCCGGGAAGAACGCGGTGAAGGTGCATCTGGAGGTCCGCAAGGACGCCGGCGCCTCCGGCTACTGCACGCTGCGCTCCCAGGCGGAGAGCGGCGCCGAGGTGGGCCGGGCCGACTTCCGCTTCGACGGCGACGCGACCCGGATCGACAAGGTCGTCACGCTCCGCACGGCGTCCCCGGGAACGACGGCCGAGCTGCTCGGCTGCCACGCCGACTGA